A single genomic interval of Thermodesulfobacteriota bacterium harbors:
- a CDS encoding ATP-binding protein, whose amino-acid sequence MLLEQFAAFWQRDQGVLRGRLADVERAAASPHAVIVSGLRRVGKSTLLAQWAHRLGEDRFYYLNFEDDRFLGFTAEDAHDLYQVLVETFGARTTFILDEVQNVPGWEHVVRRFMDLGHKFYISGSNAALLSRELGSRLTGRYVPVELFPFSFAEYLLFQKETIPDLERMTTVTSANLNKVLAAYLQAGGIPDALKYPDLNLLRTLYDDVLYRDIATRYRIDAVTALKELAFSLMSNPAGSISFNKLKNQLRLGSVNTVKSFVDYLANSWLIFTLNVYDFSLKRQQIAAKKIYCIDTGLAHTVGFSFAPNTGKLLENLVFLALRQQTREIYYATTPGGFEVDFFLPERGQLIQVVQHLAHATTREREIRALADAARSLPVRSALILTDADGDSFELDGLPVQIRATGAWLLSQER is encoded by the coding sequence ATGCTGCTGGAACAGTTCGCCGCCTTCTGGCAGCGGGACCAGGGCGTCCTGCGCGGACGTCTCGCAGACGTGGAGCGCGCCGCAGCCTCACCCCACGCGGTCATCGTTTCCGGTCTGCGCCGGGTCGGCAAATCGACCCTCTTGGCGCAGTGGGCGCATCGGCTCGGCGAGGACAGGTTCTACTACCTCAACTTCGAGGACGACCGCTTCCTGGGATTCACGGCCGAAGACGCCCACGACCTCTACCAGGTGCTGGTGGAAACCTTTGGCGCGCGCACCACCTTCATCCTGGATGAGGTGCAAAACGTCCCAGGTTGGGAACATGTCGTACGCCGTTTCATGGATCTGGGGCACAAGTTCTACATCTCCGGCTCCAACGCCGCGCTGCTGAGCCGCGAACTGGGCTCTCGGCTGACCGGACGTTATGTGCCTGTCGAGCTCTTTCCTTTTTCCTTTGCCGAATACCTCCTTTTCCAGAAAGAGACGATTCCGGATCTCGAGCGCATGACCACGGTGACCAGCGCCAATCTCAACAAAGTGCTGGCAGCCTATCTGCAAGCCGGGGGCATCCCCGATGCCCTCAAGTACCCGGATCTCAACCTGTTGCGCACCCTCTACGACGATGTTCTCTACCGTGACATCGCCACCCGCTATCGGATCGACGCGGTTACGGCCTTGAAGGAGCTGGCCTTCAGCTTGATGAGCAATCCGGCCGGCAGCATCTCCTTCAACAAGCTCAAGAATCAGCTGCGGCTGGGCAGCGTCAATACCGTCAAGAGCTTTGTTGACTACCTGGCCAACAGCTGGCTCATCTTCACGCTCAACGTCTATGATTTTTCGCTGAAACGGCAGCAGATTGCCGCCAAGAAGATCTACTGCATCGACACCGGCCTGGCCCACACCGTCGGTTTTTCCTTTGCGCCCAACACCGGCAAGCTGCTGGAGAATCTGGTATTCCTCGCCCTGCGCCAGCAGACCAGGGAGATCTACTACGCCACGACACCAGGCGGTTTTGAAGTGGACTTCTTCCTGCCGGAACGGGGCCAGCTGATCCAGGTGGTGCAGCACCTGGCCCACGCCACCACCCGGGAGCGGGAGATCCGCGCCCTGGCCGATGCGGCCCGGAGCCTCCCGGTCCGGAGCGCTCTCATTCTGACCGATGCCGACGGCGACAGCTTCGAGCTGGACGGTCTGCCTGTGCAGATCCGCGCCACCGGGGCCTGGCTCCTGAGCCAAGAGCGGTAG
- a CDS encoding Bax inhibitor-1/YccA family protein has protein sequence MSRPIAIPQPQANAATLFLAKVFNWMAVGLGLTGLTAYLVAQSPAALAIIFGNRLVFYGLIAAEIGLVIAIASRVQRLPRQAASLLFATYAILNGLTLASVFLLYTGVSVASTFFVSGGMFAGAAVYGFVTRKDLTSFGAFLRMGLFGLILASLVNLFLGNPMMSWVISGIGVLVFTGLAAYDVQKLYQLGASSILGDERTVHGAAIQGALQLYLDFVNLFLMLLHFLGDRR, from the coding sequence ATGTCTCGTCCCATCGCCATTCCGCAGCCCCAGGCCAATGCCGCCACTTTGTTTCTGGCCAAGGTCTTCAACTGGATGGCCGTCGGCCTCGGTCTCACCGGGCTTACCGCCTATCTGGTCGCCCAGTCGCCGGCGGCGCTGGCCATCATCTTCGGCAACCGGCTGGTGTTCTATGGCCTGATCGCCGCCGAGATCGGCCTCGTCATCGCCATCGCCAGCCGGGTGCAGCGGCTGCCCCGCCAGGCCGCCAGCCTCCTATTTGCGACCTATGCGATCCTGAATGGCCTCACCCTGGCCTCGGTCTTCCTGCTCTACACCGGGGTGTCGGTGGCCTCCACCTTCTTCGTCAGCGGCGGCATGTTCGCCGGTGCCGCGGTCTACGGCTTTGTCACCAGAAAGGATCTGACCTCCTTTGGCGCCTTCTTGCGCATGGGCCTCTTTGGCCTCATCCTGGCCTCCCTGGTCAACCTCTTCCTGGGCAACCCCATGATGAGCTGGGTGATCTCGGGCATCGGCGTCCTGGTCTTCACCGGCCTTGCCGCCTACGACGTCCAGAAGCTCTACCAGCTGGGCGCAAGCAGCATCCTCGGCGACGAGCGGACGGTGCACGGCGCAGCCATCCAGGGCGCCCTGCAGCTGTACCTGGACTTCGTCAACCTCTTCCTCATGCTCCTCCACTTCCTGGGCGACCGCCGTTAA
- the asnB gene encoding asparagine synthase (glutamine-hydrolyzing): MCGICGYLTAPAGEPAREGDLAAMLAAIRHRGREDGQWQEGPAGLACRRLPILDLAGSRQPLANEDGSLVLVGNGEIYNWRTLRQDLEGRGHRFRTQGDLECLLHLYEEEQEGFLARLRGMFAFALYDRRANRLLLARDHLGVKPLFYTQAKGTLFFASEIKALTALPQVGRTLSPQALADYLALQFVPRPGTVYQEIAELAPASFLKAENGRLTTGTYWQLPLAEATPPPSLAEAAGEVMTLLRRAVARRLMADVPVGVLLSGGVDSSAIAALTREIAPEQLNTFAIVFAEESFDESRYSRLMAQRLGSRHHELVLDEDTIAGSLAEIAYFFDEPFCEGSAIPIYHICRLASPKVTVLLSGEGADETLGGYETYQARHLSPLYSWLPAPIQRGLAALASRLPVSDRKVSLDLKLRRFTAGAGLSPAAAHCWWRAAMSDADKRRILDPGFLATVPRPDSAALYEAVLASIPGRDLLNRLMATDCRLHLVDDLLLRADRMSMAHTMEIRVPFLDVDLVEAAFRIPSPVKIRGLANKRPLRHGLKGLLPESIRTRVKKGLNMPYQKWFKRRRWRELLHDTLAPARLGRHGLFQAAAVQGLLAEHEAGRANHSHALWAMMHLVLWLDANRAGGPA, encoded by the coding sequence GTGTGCGGCATCTGCGGCTATCTGACCGCCCCGGCCGGCGAGCCGGCCCGGGAAGGCGACCTGGCGGCCATGCTCGCCGCCATCCGCCACCGGGGCCGGGAGGACGGCCAGTGGCAGGAGGGGCCGGCGGGCCTTGCCTGCCGGCGGCTGCCCATCCTTGATCTGGCCGGCTCCCGCCAGCCGCTGGCCAACGAGGACGGCAGCCTGGTGCTGGTGGGCAACGGCGAGATCTACAACTGGCGCACCCTGCGCCAGGACCTGGAAGGCCGCGGCCACCGCTTCCGCACCCAGGGGGACCTGGAGTGCCTGCTTCACCTCTATGAGGAGGAGCAGGAAGGCTTCCTGGCCCGGCTGCGGGGCATGTTCGCCTTTGCCCTCTACGACCGCCGGGCGAACCGCCTCCTTCTGGCCCGGGACCACCTGGGGGTGAAGCCCCTGTTCTACACCCAGGCCAAGGGCACCCTCTTCTTCGCTTCCGAGATCAAGGCCCTCACCGCCCTGCCCCAGGTGGGGCGGACCCTCTCCCCCCAGGCCCTGGCCGACTACCTCGCCTTGCAGTTCGTGCCCCGGCCCGGCACCGTCTATCAGGAGATCGCCGAGCTGGCCCCGGCCAGCTTCCTGAAGGCCGAGAACGGCCGCCTGACCACCGGCACCTACTGGCAGCTGCCCCTGGCGGAAGCGACACCACCGCCCTCCCTGGCGGAGGCGGCCGGCGAGGTCATGACCCTCTTGCGCCGGGCCGTGGCCCGGCGGCTGATGGCCGACGTGCCGGTGGGGGTGCTCCTGTCCGGCGGGGTGGACTCCAGCGCCATCGCCGCCTTGACCCGGGAGATTGCCCCCGAGCAGCTCAACACCTTTGCCATCGTCTTTGCCGAGGAGTCCTTTGACGAGAGCCGATACTCCCGGCTCATGGCCCAGCGCCTGGGCAGCCGCCACCACGAGCTGGTGCTTGATGAGGACACCATCGCCGGCAGCCTGGCCGAGATCGCCTATTTCTTCGATGAGCCCTTTTGCGAGGGCTCAGCCATTCCCATCTACCATATCTGCCGGCTGGCAAGCCCCAAGGTGACGGTGCTTTTGTCCGGGGAGGGTGCGGACGAGACCCTTGGCGGCTACGAGACCTACCAGGCCCGGCACCTGAGCCCCCTATACTCCTGGCTGCCGGCGCCCATCCAGCGGGGCCTGGCGGCTTTGGCCAGCCGGCTGCCGGTCTCGGACCGCAAGGTCAGCCTGGATCTGAAGCTGCGGCGCTTCACCGCCGGCGCCGGCCTGTCCCCGGCTGCGGCCCACTGCTGGTGGCGGGCGGCCATGAGTGATGCCGACAAGCGCCGGATCCTGGATCCGGGCTTTCTGGCCACCGTGCCCCGGCCGGACAGCGCCGCCCTCTATGAGGCGGTCCTGGCCAGCATCCCGGGCCGGGATCTCCTGAACCGGCTCATGGCCACCGACTGCCGGCTGCACCTGGTGGACGATCTCCTCCTGCGGGCCGACCGCATGAGCATGGCCCACACCATGGAGATCCGGGTGCCGTTCCTGGATGTCGATCTGGTGGAGGCCGCCTTCCGCATCCCCTCGCCGGTGAAGATCCGGGGCCTGGCCAACAAGCGGCCGCTCCGCCATGGCCTCAAAGGCCTGCTGCCGGAATCGATCCGGACCCGGGTCAAGAAGGGGCTCAACATGCCCTACCAGAAGTGGTTCAAGCGCCGGCGCTGGCGGGAGCTGCTCCACGACACCCTGGCGCCGGCCCGCCTGGGCCGGCATGGCCTGTTCCAGGCCGCCGCTGTCCAGGGCCTCCTGGCCGAGCACGAGGCTGGCCGGGCCAACCACAGCCATGCCCTGTGGGCCATGATGCACCTCGTCTTGTGGCTGGACGCCAACCGCGCCGGAGGGCCGGCATGA
- a CDS encoding polysaccharide pyruvyl transferase family protein yields the protein MKTVFLAGAGSLGNIGAEAIVLAVIELCRRHLGRARFVVSAWHRERMTRVLAELPDAIQVLPEQHPFSAARAMARADLVIVCGDVALSESVIPFLPQYWALRTGLARALGKPVLFCGIEAEALTRPSNRLAARSLLAGRATRIIARNRRSLANLTTMAGPSPRFLLGAEPTLHLNGTPAHLTFPAGELPGRRPLVGLALRDCFFAPLHYNPWRRRLERRDAPSRSLTPRMGEALDLLAGLADHLVAAHGAGLVFIPHHFLAQGGVILSDAEIARQVLARMRRSGQASLLPSDLHPYTVVDLYRHLDLVVSMRHHANAFALRHHVPILGLDVGEKIATFFQEAGWDDALVDPWSSPLPDLCALADRLLAERPARQAAMAAELAARRQDLARTLNEALAGL from the coding sequence ATGAAGACCGTGTTCCTGGCCGGTGCCGGCAGCCTGGGCAACATCGGTGCCGAGGCCATCGTGCTGGCGGTGATCGAGCTGTGCCGCCGCCATCTCGGGCGAGCGCGCTTCGTAGTCTCGGCCTGGCACCGGGAGCGCATGACCCGGGTGCTGGCCGAGCTGCCCGACGCCATCCAGGTGCTGCCGGAACAGCACCCCTTCTCCGCAGCCAGGGCCATGGCCCGGGCGGATCTGGTCATCGTCTGCGGCGATGTCGCCCTGTCCGAAAGCGTCATCCCCTTCCTGCCCCAGTACTGGGCCTTGCGTACCGGCCTGGCCCGGGCCTTGGGCAAGCCGGTTCTCTTCTGCGGCATCGAGGCCGAGGCCCTGACCAGGCCCAGCAACCGGCTGGCGGCCCGGAGCCTCCTGGCCGGCCGGGCTACCCGGATCATCGCCCGCAACCGCCGCTCCCTGGCCAACCTCACCACCATGGCCGGCCCCAGTCCCCGCTTTCTCCTGGGTGCCGAGCCCACCCTGCATCTCAACGGCACCCCGGCCCACCTGACCTTCCCGGCTGGGGAGCTGCCCGGCCGCCGCCCCCTGGTGGGCCTGGCCCTCCGGGACTGCTTCTTCGCGCCGCTGCACTACAATCCCTGGCGCCGGCGGCTGGAGCGCCGGGATGCCCCCAGCCGCAGCCTCACCCCCCGCATGGGCGAGGCCCTGGACCTCCTGGCCGGGCTGGCCGACCATCTTGTCGCGGCCCACGGCGCTGGCCTCGTCTTCATCCCCCACCACTTCCTGGCCCAAGGCGGGGTGATCCTGAGCGATGCCGAGATCGCCCGCCAGGTGCTGGCCCGCATGCGCCGTTCCGGCCAGGCCTCTCTCCTGCCCTCGGACCTCCATCCCTACACCGTGGTGGATCTCTATCGTCACCTGGACCTGGTGGTCTCCATGCGCCACCATGCCAACGCCTTTGCCCTGCGCCACCACGTGCCCATCCTGGGCCTCGACGTCGGTGAGAAGATCGCCACCTTCTTCCAGGAGGCGGGCTGGGACGACGCCCTGGTGGATCCCTGGTCAAGCCCCCTGCCGGATCTGTGTGCCCTGGCCGACCGGCTGCTGGCGGAGCGCCCGGCCCGGCAGGCCGCCATGGCCGCGGAGCTGGCCGCCCGCCGCCAGGACCTGGCCCGCACCCTGAACGAGGCCCTGGCCGGTCTGTAA
- a CDS encoding DUF3782 domain-containing protein, which translates to MGDEITLGDVWKLFQATDRKFQETDRKFQETDRKFQETDRKIKEVSAAIGRLGNRLGDFVEEMVRPAVVRLFRERGIEVHQVIRGVSVDRDGEAMEIDLLVVNEEEAVAVECKSTLAVDDIALHLDRLSRFKRLAPQYATLKLMGAVAAMVLPDEVARHAHRQGLFVLAQSGETVIIRNDAGFVPSVW; encoded by the coding sequence ATGGGCGACGAAATCACCCTCGGCGACGTCTGGAAGCTCTTCCAGGCTACGGACCGGAAGTTTCAGGAGACGGACCGGAAGTTTCAGGAGACGGACCGGAAGTTCCAGGAGACGGACCGCAAGATCAAGGAGGTGTCGGCCGCCATCGGTCGGCTGGGCAACCGGCTGGGCGACTTCGTGGAAGAGATGGTGCGGCCGGCGGTGGTGCGCCTGTTCCGGGAACGGGGCATCGAAGTGCACCAAGTCATCCGGGGGGTGAGCGTCGACCGGGACGGTGAGGCCATGGAAATCGATCTCCTGGTGGTGAACGAAGAGGAGGCGGTGGCGGTGGAGTGCAAAAGCACCTTGGCCGTGGATGACATCGCCTTGCACCTGGACCGTCTGTCCCGGTTCAAACGCCTGGCACCGCAGTACGCCACCCTCAAGCTCATGGGTGCGGTGGCAGCCATGGTGCTGCCGGACGAGGTGGCCCGGCACGCGCACCGCCAGGGGCTCTTCGTTCTCGCCCAGAGCGGCGAGACGGTGATCATCCGAAATGATGCCGGCTTCGTGCCGAGCGTCTGGTGA
- a CDS encoding reverse transcriptase/maturase family protein, whose amino-acid sequence MSFGQAFEHHQEANLLDLCQELRDRTYRPSRSVCFFAERPKLREIFAAPFRDRIVHHVLVAALERVWEPVFIHDSYACRRGKGIHRAARRLAQFIRQVTANGTRPAWYLQLDIQNYFMRIDRAILYDLLLPRLPTDNLRWLAATLIFHDCTADPEMRADPRLVDLLPPEKTLFHAPAGIGLPIGNLTSQFFANVYLNLLDQFVKHSLRCRFYLRYCDDFVLLAGSRDQLLAWRAAIAEFLASALALNLNPRRQRLGQANGGIDFVGYLVRADYSLVRRRVVGNLTARLRAAERHLVRILPDATRFSFDLPALDRLVATIASFLGHARHANSHRLVAALWERHAFLGRYFLLTPDLHRLVPRFRPPAGMGRVASQYRFFRWRFPEAVVFLQVGSFIEFFSARDEALASGLGLSPMAANRRGARYGFPFAQLPRRRAAVLAAGRPVLFVAEAVPWHASPVPPIGVPLLAPGAQAAALGAGPGPARWERDAATGPASTTAIRSGIFPPVAAACTAIKPRLPLWLDEPRLAA is encoded by the coding sequence GTGTCATTCGGTCAGGCCTTCGAGCACCATCAGGAGGCCAACCTCCTGGATCTTTGCCAGGAGCTTCGCGACCGCACCTACCGCCCCTCTCGTTCTGTCTGCTTCTTCGCCGAGCGCCCCAAGCTGCGGGAGATCTTCGCCGCCCCGTTCCGGGACCGCATCGTCCACCATGTCCTGGTGGCGGCCCTGGAACGGGTCTGGGAGCCGGTCTTCATCCACGACTCCTACGCCTGCCGCCGCGGCAAGGGCATCCACCGGGCGGCCCGACGCCTGGCCCAGTTCATCCGCCAGGTGACGGCCAACGGCACCCGGCCGGCGTGGTATCTCCAGCTCGACATCCAGAACTACTTCATGCGCATCGACCGCGCCATCCTCTACGACCTTCTCCTGCCCCGCCTGCCCACGGACAACCTGCGCTGGCTGGCCGCCACCCTCATCTTCCACGACTGCACCGCCGACCCCGAGATGCGGGCCGACCCGCGCCTGGTGGACCTGTTGCCGCCGGAAAAGACCCTGTTCCATGCCCCGGCCGGCATTGGGCTCCCCATCGGCAACCTGACCAGCCAGTTCTTCGCCAACGTCTACCTGAACCTTCTCGACCAGTTCGTGAAGCACTCCTTGCGCTGCCGCTTCTACCTGCGCTACTGCGACGACTTCGTCCTTCTGGCCGGAAGCCGCGACCAGCTTCTGGCCTGGCGGGCGGCCATCGCCGAGTTCCTCGCCTCCGCCCTGGCCCTGAACCTGAACCCCCGCCGCCAACGGCTGGGCCAGGCCAACGGCGGCATCGACTTCGTGGGCTACCTCGTCCGGGCCGACTACTCTCTCGTCCGGCGCCGGGTGGTGGGTAACCTGACCGCCCGGCTGCGCGCCGCCGAGCGGCACCTGGTCCGCATCCTCCCCGACGCCACCCGCTTCTCCTTCGACCTGCCCGCCCTCGACCGCCTGGTCGCGACCATCGCTTCCTTCCTGGGCCATGCCCGCCATGCCAACAGCCATCGCCTGGTGGCCGCCCTCTGGGAGCGCCACGCCTTTCTTGGCCGCTATTTTCTGCTGACCCCCGATCTCCATCGCCTCGTCCCCCGCTTCCGGCCGCCGGCCGGCATGGGGCGCGTGGCCAGCCAGTACCGCTTCTTTCGCTGGCGCTTCCCGGAGGCGGTGGTTTTCCTCCAGGTCGGCTCCTTCATCGAGTTTTTTTCGGCCCGGGACGAGGCCCTGGCGTCTGGTCTTGGCCTTTCCCCCATGGCCGCCAACCGTCGGGGCGCCCGCTACGGCTTCCCTTTCGCCCAGTTGCCCCGCCGCCGCGCCGCCGTCCTGGCCGCCGGCCGCCCCGTCCTCTTCGTGGCCGAGGCCGTCCCCTGGCACGCCAGCCCGGTTCCTCCCATTGGGGTCCCTTTGCTGGCGCCAGGGGCCCAGGCCGCCGCCCTTGGGGCAGGGCCTGGGCCGGCGCGATGGGAGCGCGACGCGGCCACCGGCCCCGCGTCCACCACCGCCATCCGGTCTGGCATCTTCCCGCCGGTGGCGGCAGCGTGCACCGCCATCAAGCCCCGCCTGCCGCTGTGGCTGGACGAACCCCGGCTGGCCGCCTGA
- a CDS encoding polysaccharide pyruvyl transferase family protein — protein MILSDAEIARQVLARMRRSGQASLLPSDLHPYSVVDLYRHLDLVVSMRHHANAFALRHHVPILGLDVGEKIATFFQEAGWDDALVDPWSSPLPDLCALADRLLAERPARQAAMAAELAARRQDLARTLNEALAGV, from the coding sequence GTGATCCTGAGCGATGCCGAGATCGCCCGCCAGGTGCTGGCCCGCATGCGCCGTTCCGGCCAGGCCTCTCTCCTGCCCTCGGACCTCCATCCCTACTCGGTGGTGGATCTCTATCGTCACCTGGACCTGGTGGTCTCCATGCGCCACCATGCCAACGCCTTTGCCCTGCGCCACCACGTGCCCATCCTGGGCCTCGACGTCGGTGAGAAGATCGCCACCTTCTTCCAGGAGGCGGGCTGGGACGACGCCCTGGTGGATCCCTGGTCAAGCCCCCTGCCGGATCTGTGTGCCCTGGCCGACCGGCTGCTGGCGGAGCGCCCGGCCCGGCAGGCCGCCATGGCCGCGGAGCTGGCCGCCCGCCGCCAGGACCTGGCCCGCACCCTGAACGAGGCCCTGGCCGGCGTGTAG
- a CDS encoding type II toxin-antitoxin system PemK/MazF family toxin — translation MSPHDFFPKRGEVIMVDFEPVRGHEQGGHRPALVLSADDYNRIVGLAVVVPITSQAKDYPFEVRIPQGHKVKGVVLVDHVKSIDWRKRNARPFDVLSAQLMEEVEERLGPLILP, via the coding sequence GTGAGCCCACATGATTTCTTTCCCAAACGCGGTGAGGTGATCATGGTGGATTTCGAACCGGTGCGTGGCCATGAACAGGGCGGTCATCGTCCGGCGCTGGTCTTGTCCGCCGACGACTACAACCGGATCGTCGGTCTGGCCGTCGTGGTCCCCATCACCTCCCAGGCCAAGGACTATCCCTTCGAGGTGAGGATCCCGCAGGGGCACAAGGTCAAAGGGGTGGTGCTGGTGGACCATGTCAAGAGCATTGACTGGCGGAAGAGAAACGCCCGGCCCTTCGATGTGCTGTCTGCCCAGCTCATGGAGGAGGTCGAGGAACGGCTGGGCCCCTTGATCTTGCCGTGA
- a CDS encoding AbrB/MazE/SpoVT family DNA-binding domain-containing protein produces the protein MQATLRKWGNSVGLRIPAGLLAELHLSENSIVDLLVDNGRLIVAPARKRSWKYTLSELLAGVTEENSHPETDWGGPQGDEAW, from the coding sequence ATGCAAGCCACTCTCAGAAAATGGGGCAACAGCGTTGGGCTGCGGATCCCGGCCGGTCTCTTGGCCGAGCTGCATCTGTCCGAGAATTCCATTGTCGATCTTCTGGTCGACAATGGCCGGCTCATTGTGGCGCCCGCACGAAAACGGAGCTGGAAGTATACGCTCTCGGAGCTGTTGGCCGGGGTGACAGAGGAGAACAGCCATCCCGAGACCGATTGGGGTGGACCGCAAGGAGACGAGGCCTGGTGA
- a CDS encoding PA14 domain-containing protein, producing MLEGLSPAPVVTGEVRPGLAVLYFYQLYRHIKEMPVGEEAIAKGVPGPAIPYLDHRFGVGRVFDSGEVQGVGMQLSGLIHFAAPGTYQLLSRSNDGFRLFLDGRLALDDPHVHQDHTSDPVSVRIQEPGWYPVLIQYFQRKGSATLELHWQPPGSAAPVPIPAAAYGH from the coding sequence GTGCTGGAAGGCCTGTCGCCGGCGCCGGTGGTCACGGGCGAGGTGCGGCCCGGGCTGGCAGTGCTGTACTTCTACCAGCTGTACCGGCATATCAAGGAGATGCCCGTCGGCGAGGAGGCCATCGCCAAAGGGGTGCCGGGACCGGCCATCCCGTATCTTGATCACCGGTTCGGCGTCGGGCGGGTGTTCGACAGCGGTGAGGTCCAGGGCGTCGGCATGCAGCTGTCCGGGCTCATCCATTTTGCAGCACCCGGCACCTACCAGCTGCTGTCCCGGTCCAACGACGGCTTCCGGCTCTTCCTGGACGGCCGGCTGGCCCTGGACGATCCCCATGTGCACCAGGATCACACCAGCGATCCGGTCTCGGTCCGCATTCAGGAACCGGGCTGGTATCCCGTGCTCATCCAGTACTTCCAGCGCAAGGGCAGCGCCACCCTGGAGCTGCACTGGCAGCCGCCAGGCAGCGCTGCCCCGGTGCCGATTCCGGCCGCGGCCTACGGGCATTGA